DNA sequence from the Solea solea chromosome 12, fSolSol10.1, whole genome shotgun sequence genome:
cataattaaTCTGTAAGATTACAGATGTGCTTTAATGTTATGGGCAGATGTATGTGGTTAGATGTGAATAAACTGCTGTGACAACTCTAGTTTCCTGTAAAGGATTAATCAAGTATCTTTCTATCAACTGTCTAATAATATTTGTAACCCCAGTTGGAGTACTATGATTTTGAAAAGGCTGGTTATCTTTATGTGGGGGAAATGTGACACAGCAGTTTAAAAGTTGTATTAAAATGGATTTTAAaagactgtatcagactgatatttgTATCAGCACGCCAAATTCcattcaaaatattaaaaattcaACGCTGTTTTCTTCCCTGGTAATTATAAGTGCAAACGTTGAACAGAAGTTTAAAGTGtcatatttttcttaaaattcGGCATTAATTACAAACACGACGGAGTGTTTAAAACTAACTGGTGCCAGTGTTTATAAGCACATTAGCTTCGCTTCACGTAGAGAGGAACGTTTTGTTAGCTTGATAAGAGACACCGACTGAAGTTAGTCACGGTTAGCATGTTAGCTCAACTTACCTCCgtaaacactgtttttatcCACACCCAGAGCTTCATCTCCTACAATGTGAACCTTTAGTTTGGAGCTCTGTTCAAAGTAATCCTTCAGCTCTTTAGCTCGTCGCGTTTTCCCACTGCAGGGAAAACCGCTCATGACAATCAGAGGCATCACAACAGAACTGTCATCAACTCACACGCGACTGAGTAAGTTTGACCTTTCACCCGGATACAAATTACTAAAACATTCTGAAGATGGCCAGTAGAGGGCGTCACTCAACTGACATAATACTGTAATATGACGTTTATTTCTCATAAATTGCTCATGTACTGTGGGAAAATACTTTGAAATAGATAATATAATTTCGTTATATTCACTTATAATTAAGGTTAATGTTATTTCAATTAatcatactatactacaatacgaataaaatgtgtgtctatgaaaacacacacacacacacacacacgaaggcCAGAATAGAGCATTAAGAATATAAATACACTACATATAGACATCATAATAATTagtaaacataataataatatgtatcaTTTCAAATGCACAGTTAAAAgtgaaatggagagaaaaataattaaatgttgaaagaaAGGTGTTACATGATGAGCTCTCTTTCAAAACAgaagagcaaaaacaacaaaaacatctttgtctgtgtttaattACTAGTTTATTAACAGATTTCAACATTAACATTACTGACCAAAAACAGTGGTCAATAACCTGGAGCTAATTTTCCACTTCATCAGTCGGACGTTACACTGACAGCAGGGGAAATGTTCCTCAGGCAGGATCACTTCCTCCTCTAAacgaaagaaaacacaagaataTAATCACTTTTACagttgattaataatcattaTCTCAGCTTCTCCGTGACTGTAAAACTGTGTATCTTTGAGGAAGGAACAAAAATATCTGGGGAAGTTTAGGAAACAACAATCACTTTCGATCAATCATTAGTTGCAACAGTAATATGGAACTAACATGTCTAATGGTGCATTTCCTCGTATTTGCAGGGCAGCTTGTGAGTGAGTCGTGTCTGCAGGTCTTTGACTCGCAGCAGAACGGCTCTGAATTCAGCAGGAACATTAACGTCTTCAAAGTCAAACTCCATCGAGGAACCCTCCACGACGCTCTTCTCTCCCATGAAATGTCCTTAgtgatcataaaaaaacacaagtcaatttcaagaataataaataaaataaaaacatgatgttaCAGGATTCTCTTACCTGTCGCCCACAGTTTTGTCCTCTGATTCATCTTGATCTTTGAAACTTTGCTCCTCAGCCCCCTCAGATTGAGAGTCATTGAAGATGCCTCTGCCATGATGGAGATGGGGAGGAAAGAGCACAGGAGTCCTCAGGACGGGCAGTTATCAAAGGCCATGGTTTTACTACTATCTTCCTCTGGgggtacttggaggaaatcatcagaaatactgttctactgtgaaTACCAGTGTGAAGAAAATTAAACATATAACCAACAACATAATAGTAATACATTAACCCTTCTGGGTCCCTGGAcactttttggtgtttttggattttCCGGTGTGGACATCTTTGGCTGTGCTGATGCAAATCACTTCACATTCAGCAACGTTGTATGTTTTGGGACAAATTTTGATAATAAATTAGATTAATTTCAAGTTTTTAATACACatgaaaaaatgcttttttttgatACACTGCCATCACAATTTGATTCCTATTCCTATTACTTGGTGTTGAAATCCCATGCATTATTGATTTCCACTAGGTGAAGTtttaatgtaaagaaaaaaatctgttaTGTATGGTAAGGACTAAAGTTAAGGGACACAggtggaaacatttttttaagggaCCACCAagacttaaataataataattaatcaccttatctctcgctccatcttaatcttattttactataccagtgtgtgaagtacatgTGCGGtagaggatgagagagcaaatccTCTTAGTGGGAATAAATCTCCTGTGAAAgtaaaagtctgtagctgattATTGTCGGTCTATTTACCccactgtattttaaagttggtgataatggtgttacgtCAAGAGCTCAATTCTTTCTCAGGTGGTATAAAAAAGTCTGAAAACCACTGGACTAGATTTTACCTTTGGGTCCATAAATGGACTCACAATGAGACCCCCTGTTCCTAAGTATGTTCCCCCCGCCCCCACAGCTCAATACTGAGAACCTTCTCCCAACAACAAGACATCAGATCACGTGTAAGACGTATATAATTAAATGCACCGATTTATTGGTAAGTACTTTACGTAAACATAACAGCAAGGCACATGGGCCACTGCATGCCAAACAGATGTAATGGCTTAAGAAATGCTGTGAGTCGAGGGGTCGAGGGGTCGTGGTGGCTACTGTATGTACACGGTTTGCGTCGCTGTACACAGTATCAAAAgtacaaattttttttttgacgagcgttgaaaaaaacaaaaaaaaacattcttcagCCTTGTGGTGATTTAAAGGATTACAGAGGTACaaggggaggggaaaaaagagctcACACAGCACTTACATACAAACGTTCACTTGCCAGTTGAGTCAATATGACCGCATAGCCTCACAATCTCTCtcaaaataatttataaaaatcTAATCATGTGGAATAATACACATCTTATaaggtttttttcttctactttaCATTGCACTGAGATTACCTGCAACTCTTCATCATTTAACAATCACTGCCATTTACCATGGAGGTAGAAGCTGTCGTATacaaaacatcagaaaatgCTGCTTTACAAATTAAGACCAGgaagaaaaagatttttttcctcctctaaaGTCCTGATTTCTAAAACATCCTCTCTAATATGCCACCGCGCTTCACTTTCAAACCTGCTCTGGATAACCAAAAACAATGTACCCTGACGATGTGACGTTACATTGATCGGTCGCTTGCCTGAAAATACTCTTCTGGCAAATTTTGAGGTATTTTCAAATCCTGCTGCATCTCACATCTAATACCTCTCCATATTTACTCtctggaaagaaaaacatctcataaagagtaaatgtaaaaaaaaaaaaaaaaaaaaaggccagatctgggacaaacaaagacaaaagcaatgtttaaaatgtcaaaatgtagCGTCATTTCAGGAggatttgctttttaaaacaatCCCACACCTGTAACTGACCTTACaggatagaaaataaaataactgttTACCATAAATGCACAAATACGGCTTTTTAAACAAATACTGAATAATgagttaaataataattgtatggTAGGGCTGCAAGTAGcgttattttgataatcgattaatttcatcaattaatcaatcagctgtttggtccataaaacgtcggaaaatgtataaaatatgttAACCGTTGTTTCCAAAAtaccttgaaatgatgaaacaATGTTCTTAAAATACCTTTCTTTTGCTCACAAAGCAAAATTAATGCATTCCAATGATTTCTttgaagaaaccagaaaatattcacatttaggaagctgaaaaatcaaagaacttgattaattattgaagaaaaaaacacaatccaatcaattattaatcgattgtcaaaataattgACGATTCATTCAGAAACCAATAATAACTGATTAAATGTTGCAGCCCCTTAATAAATGGCGACTAAAATTCAAGCTTTTGTGCTGCAAAAAAATAATCGCAACAGAGTCCAACGTTCAACCTGAAACCGTTCATAGGTCATAGTGTGTCGCATTAAATACTTCAGAAGAACTTTAAGCCATTTAAATTTACGGCCGGTTACAAAGGCGAAGAGTCCGACCCCCGTCGcgtcaatcaatcaatacacGAGACTGAAAACAACTCACAGACGTTTCCCGAGTCTCCTGTCAGGGCGGAcggaaaacagaaagaaaagataaagaaaaggCTTGAGCTGTAATATGAGTGCACTTACTGTATGTTTGGAAGGCAAGATGAATATATTATCAACATGCAAAGttaaataaaattttaaaataTGACTACTCCTTTGTCCTCGCAATTTATGAAAAATACTGCTCTGTCTGAATACTGAGACTGAATGTCTCTCGGaataaaaatggtcaaaagGAAAACTCTCCGTATCTCCTGATACTTTTACGTGAAAAGCACATTACACGTGGAGGTGTGGAGTGAAGAAGAGgcggctgttgttgttgttgttgttgttgttgttgttaccgCAGTGACACGggttgtgtgtgagagtgagcgcTCACTTTTAAATCACAGTCCGCGATGTTTTCGCGGCGTGGACTCGCCGGCTCTTCCGTCTGCGGCGCCTCCGCTTTGCTTCGCCCCGGTGACAAATGATTGACCTCGTCAGTCTCGGCAGATTTAACCGTGTGATTATCCAGCCCCTTTGCCTCCAGCTTGGCTTCTTCCATCTCCTCTTCCTCGGGCTCTTTGACTTTGTGTACAATGAAAAGGTGTCTGTTGAGGGACAGCACCGACGTGAAGCACAGGCCGCAGTGGAGGCACTGTGGAGTGTTCCCGTCGGTTTTATGCTGAGGTATATGTTGCTGGAACTGCGCGCTGTCGTCGGTGGCGAAGCCGCACTTGGAACAGCGGAACTGGGTTTTCGGACGCTTCGCCGAGGGAGCCTCGACACTCACACTGCGATCCCGCCCTTCCTTCTGCGAGCCACCTGAGGGCTTCTCTGGTACACGTCCCTGCAAATGACAGACATTAAATGAATGACTCATTAACTCTATTACATCTGTGTTTatgctttaaagctgcagagcGTAACTCTGGCCaatttttgctgttgttgatgtttttattttgcttctgtctggtctttgtgaacagaaattatCATGAACATTGTTTAAATGCAGCGTCCTTCATcagaaaacaggctctgtcaagtaaaactatcagacctgactgagggagcatttgcgtgtatacagcagcagtacaGGGGCAGGCGGGGACAAGAAATATTTATCCTATCATCTGAACAACTGTTTCATGGAtgcttctttgttttcagtcatacttcgATCTGTTTCCAGTCTAGTTCTAGCTTGACTAGCAAAATATTGCTctaaatctgattttttttttttatttgaatctaACAAAGTGTCTAAAAGTTActcactacagctttaaagctgtttctgttgttgtttcaacaaataataatagttaataGATAATAACATACCTTCCCCAAAGCCTTTTTTGACTGCTGTGTGGCTGTTTTCGGCATTTGGTCGAGATCAGGATTTTTAATTCCATGCATTAGACTGATGTGGTTCTTCAGCTTCAAACTGGTTGTAAATACTGTCTTTGTGTCCGTGCAATACctcaaggagaaaaaaaaaaaaggagaaatggaAATGAATAATTTGATAGATTAGTTAGTCAACAGTTAAataagtttgctttcaaacacaAGCTTACCAACAAGTgtaggttttcttttttccgtGGTGGTCGTTGCGAAGGTGTCTTCTCAAACTGGTGGTAGAGTTGAAAGATTGCTCACAATGTTGACATGGATACTTCTTCACGGACTGTTGggattaaacacaaaaacaatgtcagCATCTAAACATCTAATTagaggtgggtcaaaatatcaatttggtgatatatcgtcgtccttatACGATAATcaatacgccagggcaaatatcgatactGGAAAGCATTTCTCAAAATTCTAAATGAATTACGTTCTATGATGTTTTacattgtgtttacattgtgttCATAGATTTTGGTTTTCATCTAGGACCAGTGCTCCGGATgaaaaagttagtctggagcCCTGAAGTCAGTGAATGGAGAAACATACTcaggacaataaaaacaatagttttatAGTTAGAATTATGAATGAAAGAGTTCAAAACTTTCTTTAAAAGGTCAAATTTGTAACATTTGTGCAGAATTTTAATATACGATTCTACAACAATcgcttcaaaataaataatttgtttaTCTTAGAATAACCCTTTCATCAACAATGCCTTGCAGCACTATGTTTATACATTATAAACTTGTTGCTTCAATCCATGACAAAGGAAACAGTCAAGAGATTGGGAGACTTGTTTACATTCATGCAAAGGTCACTGTAGTTCTCTGATTGTCTTGGAAAAAGAAGAGGTGAGATGAGTTTTGACAtcttaccattagatgtcactaatcctcacacactggacctttacattttaaaacaaatgacaaactgCATGGTCCTTTACCTTCCCGTGTTTGCTCTTCACGTGAGAAACATATGAGTCTCTTTCGGGGAACCACTGGAGACACTTGCCACATGTCCAGCCAGTGGGCTTCACGCGCGGCCTGCCGTCCTGCTCAGCCTTTTTTCTGGGACTATCTGTGTGTTTCACAGGACCGTGACTCGTCTTCTGCTGTGGGACGGGATGAGAGGCCTGATGGCACTCAGCGTTGTCAGATTGCTGTCTGCTGTTCTTCTCCGCCTCTGCCGTCAGGTTTCCTACATGCACAGACTGCAAAACACAAGGTCACAATGTAATAATGCATAATGCAGAACGACACACGTGATTTACAATGTTGCATCTTGTGCAAGGGTTTACACAGCAAACACTGAAACAATGACAAGGCAGGAACTGAGCTTTGCTAAGGAAAAgggattgtttgtttgtttcctcctaCAACATAGGTATcattttagagctgcaactactaattgttttcataatcaattaatatatacattattttctcCTCTACTCaagtagttgtttggtccataaagtgttGATCAATGTTTCCTAAACCTCGAACGGATTTCTTTGTtagatggagcaaagaaactagaaaatattctcatttaagaaattgaaaaatgtaattgactattcatttagtaattgattaattatctAAACCATTTACATGACTATTTCCCAAACTTTATACGTGGGATCCAAATTAAAAGATGATTGATGTTTATTGTGACCCAACTCACAATATAAATCTTGACAGGCCTAAATTTGTGCATAATTTAGTGACTAATTTACAGCCGTATCTGTTAAAACTAATTTTTCAATTGGCATCcaaatcatttccaagagaGGTTCACTATAACTTGATTGTGTGCATTTTGGGACCCAAAAAATACTGTATCTCCTGTGACCCTTCTGTGTGTCCCTACCCAGTGTCTTAAGGAATCACTGATTTAAATAAAGGTACATGCATGATTAAACTCCTGCAACACAAATTAAAAGAACAGGTAAACTGATTACAAATAGGGAAATTATTCTGAATTGAGAGATGAACACAAGATCTGTAAagtataaaaaatacaaacaaaccttGAAGTGCTGCATTAATAAGTGCTTTTGTGGAAAGACGGAGTTGCACTCTGGACACTTGAATACACAGGTGACGTGCTTATGGGCGTTCTGATGGAAATGCTGAAACAGCAGCTGCTTCTTCTTGAAAATGGTCTCACAGGAACACTTAAAGATTAACCTGCAAAATAAGGAAAGAAACGTTGAAAACGACCTGTGttgatctgtaaaaaaaagaagaagaggaaagtgCTGTGGTGCTGGTCATGAGGCTTTGACTCACTGAGGGGTTGTTTTGCTTGCAccgtgtttatttttcaaatgcaTTTCACAGCTCTCACTGGTCTTTAAGGCCACTGGACACATGGAGCACTTGTAAAAGACCTCACAGTGTTTCTCTTCAATGTGAGCCTTTTGTCCTTGAAGGGTCTTGAAAACCATATCACAGTGAAGACATCTGGGAGGGGGAAACAAAGAAATGTGATGTAATGACTCTGTATTTTATATGGTACACTTATTTGTGCTACTTCATTTGGTACAGGATGTTCACTGTGTTCTCAGTTCCGTTTTCATTATGATTTGAACGTGAACTTCTTTTACTGTTAATCATAATCTATTGAGATCAGAAGAATTAAACCAAACATGCAACAACATacgttaataaaaaaataaaaacaagtacacACTTAAGGCCTGGCTTTGCTTTTATGGAGGCTGCCATCATACACTGTGTTCCTTCAGAAgctcaaatgaaataaatgagaaacaacatgTAGGCCTGCACGTTATCTTCATAATCGTTTATTCTGTTGATTactttctcaattaatcgagtaattgtttggtccagaaaatggcAGAAGACAAATGTTGACCAGTGTTttacaaacctggaaatgatgatgttatgtcttgttttgtccacaaatcaaaattattaaaaaaaaaaaaatcacttttacgAAGCTGTAAAATCAGAGAACTAATTTgaatcattacaaaaaaaaacatttattataaaaattGTTTTGTGGCGGTTGGAGCGGGCGGCCAGAACTTACTTGTACCAAGCCTTGCGAGCGTAGTGCAGACAGTTTTCCTTGACGTGCTTCTGTACGTCTGCAGACCGACTCAGGCCGCCACACTCGGGACAAACATAAggagacttgtgtgtgtgaatgcgaTGATGAGCTCTGAAGCTGCACTTGTTGGGTAGCAACATTGAGCACATCTTACATATCTGTGTCAtaagaggaaaatagaaaagTGTCAGTTTagcaaaacacatgaaaacatctcACTAAAGTCTTCAATATTAGAATTAAACATCTACTTACAAGTCCTTCCACATCCTCTGACGTCCTCTGGTAATGGCCCGCCAGTGCTTTGAAGTCAGGTAACTGTTTGTTACACTCCAAGCACCGGATTTTATGGCGAATGATACTGTCTGGATATAATGGCAGGACGGGTGGGTTTTtaggtgagggtgagggtgagggcgAGGGCGAAGTGTAAGAGTCCGCGTTCACAGGTTCAACGTTCAGCGGTACAAACATATGCTCTGCAGCGATGGGTTTCATGTGGAGCTGTGTGCACTGCATCACCATGCCGTTGCTCTTGTGCTCACGGGCATGTGCCAACAGGGCACACTTGTTAAAGAACACCATGGTCTTCGCACAGTGTGTACATCCTACTTCAATGTGAACACTCCTCCTATTGTAATGAAATGCAAGGCTCCTCTCAACCCCAAAGGAGTCCCCACACTCGAGGCAGCAGTAGCCGCGTGGTGGAAGGTTGATGTTGCTCAATGGAGGGGGGTTCAGGTTGGGCACATATGTAGGCACAGGGTTAGTGTTGTTCAACAGTCTATTCAAGGTTCCTGCAGCTGTGTTAGGAATGTATGAACGAGGAGAAGGGCTGGCTGTTTTGACCTGATGTACCAATGGGACAGTACTGCACACCGTAGAGGAGAGTGCGTGTTGGCTTTGTTGACTACAGGTGGATCGTGCAGCTACTGAGGCAGCAACACTGTGAGGGACAAGGTTCAAACTTGCTAAGTGCATTGCTTTAGGGaggaagtttgtgtttgttgtcggAGGTCCTGTTGCGGCTGACACTCTCTTTGGTCTCTGCACCTGAACATGTCTTTTGACAGATCCACTGGTGTTATGAACTACTGGTGCAGACTGTGATGTGCCTGACTTCCTGGAGTTAGCTTCTGATTTTTTAAGTAATACTTTGGGTGACAATGCACTAGCTGATGTGACTTTACTCTGTACATCAACATCATCGGCCACACTTTGAGACAGATGTGGAGACATATTACAGTAAGAGTCTTCACTCATCATACTCTGAGATGGAGAGGATTCATAGGTAGAGTGAACTTCATCCGTCTCGGAGTCAGGCAGAACACTGGTGACTGTGCGCTTGATCTGTCCAGATGTGGTTTTGATGGTTTTAATTCTGACCCGGGGTATAACAGGGGGTGACCCGGATGCCACGGCAGGGGACGCTTTACCGCTACTATCACTACAGATGCTTACGGGGCTATCAGAGGGCTTCATTAAACGTTTTACAACTTCAAGTGGACTTCGAGGACTTCTTGGGGATATCGGGACCTTGGAGCTTGCTTTCATGCAATCGTTGTGAAATGCTGATGGCTCAGTGGGATCTTTTCTGGCATTCAGTGCTGCCAAAGCCTCAAGGCAAGATGATAATTTAGATGTCGGGGCTTTGACAAAAGGAAAAGGGATGTGAACCTCCTTTGTAGTTCCTGAATTGCAGTTGGACTCAAAGTTCTGGTTACTGATTGGCGAGTGAACTGCACTGCGTACTTTAGGTGTTAAATCCATTTCGTTACCATCAGAGGGCACGTCAATTTGACTGTTTTCTGTTCTGCTACTTTGAGTGTTCTTGGGAACATCAGAGTCCTCAGGACAGTCATCGAAAAGGCAGAGGTCCACTTTTGGGGGATTCTCTGGTACTGAAGCCTCCACCAAATCTGGGGCTTCTGGGAAACAGGGTTTTTCTTGTGTTGGGTGCGCTTCATCTCTATTACATTGAGTGTCTTCCGACTCAGGACTTGAGATGGGACTAAAATGAGACATCGACTGGGAAAATATTGCTCCATCAGGTTTGTGCTGAATAGGTGCCTTTCCAAACTCCCTTGAACTCTCACCATTCAAAGCAGAGGCAAACGATTTGGAGAAGTCAGGATCAGTTATCTCAGAGTCAATGGAGGACTCTTGTCCCCTGAATCCATTTTGT
Encoded proteins:
- the znf592 gene encoding zinc finger protein 592, with product MGDMKTPDFDDLLAAFDIPDATGLDAKEPIQGGHEEAESQLKHSGICLDDSLLSNQAVTASDIPAVSVIVKNTSRQESLGDFEDRLHTDLVLQNGFRGQESSIDSEITDPDFSKSFASALNGESSREFGKAPIQHKPDGAIFSQSMSHFSPISSPESEDTQCNRDEAHPTQEKPCFPEAPDLVEASVPENPPKVDLCLFDDCPEDSDVPKNTQSSRTENSQIDVPSDGNEMDLTPKVRSAVHSPISNQNFESNCNSGTTKEVHIPFPFVKAPTSKLSSCLEALAALNARKDPTEPSAFHNDCMKASSKVPISPRSPRSPLEVVKRLMKPSDSPVSICSDSSGKASPAVASGSPPVIPRVRIKTIKTTSGQIKRTVTSVLPDSETDEVHSTYESSPSQSMMSEDSYCNMSPHLSQSVADDVDVQSKVTSASALSPKVLLKKSEANSRKSGTSQSAPVVHNTSGSVKRHVQVQRPKRVSAATGPPTTNTNFLPKAMHLASLNLVPHSVAASVAARSTCSQQSQHALSSTVCSTVPLVHQVKTASPSPRSYIPNTAAGTLNRLLNNTNPVPTYVPNLNPPPLSNINLPPRGYCCLECGDSFGVERSLAFHYNRRSVHIEVGCTHCAKTMVFFNKCALLAHAREHKSNGMVMQCTQLHMKPIAAEHMFVPLNVEPVNADSYTSPSPSPSPSPKNPPVLPLYPDSIIRHKIRCLECNKQLPDFKALAGHYQRTSEDVEGLICKMCSMLLPNKCSFRAHHRIHTHKSPYVCPECGGLSRSADVQKHVKENCLHYARKAWYKCLHCDMVFKTLQGQKAHIEEKHCEVFYKCSMCPVALKTSESCEMHLKNKHGASKTTPQLIFKCSCETIFKKKQLLFQHFHQNAHKHVTCVFKCPECNSVFPQKHLLMQHFKSVHVGNLTAEAEKNSRQQSDNAECHQASHPVPQQKTSHGPVKHTDSPRKKAEQDGRPRVKPTGWTCGKCLQWFPERDSYVSHVKSKHGKSVKKYPCQHCEQSFNSTTSLRRHLRNDHHGKKKTYTCWYCTDTKTVFTTSLKLKNHISLMHGIKNPDLDQMPKTATQQSKKALGKGRVPEKPSGGSQKEGRDRSVSVEAPSAKRPKTQFRCSKCGFATDDSAQFQQHIPQHKTDGNTPQCLHCGLCFTSVLSLNRHLFIVHKVKEPEEEEMEEAKLEAKGLDNHTVKSAETDEVNHLSPGRSKAEAPQTEEPASPRRENIADCDLKVSAHSHTQPVSLR
- the nmba gene encoding neuromedin Ba — its product is MAEASSMTLNLRGLRSKVSKIKMNQRTKLWATGHFMGEKSVVEGSSMEFDFEDVNVPAEFRAVLLRVKDLQTRLTHKLPCKYEEMHH